DNA sequence from the Marinilongibacter aquaticus genome:
TGCCCCTTTGGAGAATATAGTAGGTTCCCTTTCCGGTGGAACCTATTTTGGTTATAAAACTCCTATCAACAAGCATTTGTAAATCATAAGACACCATCCTCTTGGAGATTTCGAAAAGTTCTTGGTATTGTTTATTATTAATCCGACCATTGTCTTTTATAAATAACAGAGCTTTAATATGTCGAGATTCAAGATTGTATGTTTTCAGAATTTCTTCTGTATAAATATCTTTTAGAAAAATAACACTTACTCCACCTTGATCTTCCTCAATTACCGGTTCAGGCAATCCAGCTTCTTTACAGGCATCAATAATTTTATTTATCCCTCTTCCCCAAGATTCGATATAACCAGCTTTAAAAAATGCATTGGCTATATTTCGATTTCTTGGATAGGACGAATGTTCTTGTTTTAGTTTATCAATTGTCAATTCCTCTGGTAAAGTTCCCGGATTCCATAAATGTAATCTGTCATCGTACACCCGAAGAAAGGTATATGTACTGGAATAATCCTTATGAATAATAGCATTCAATATTGCTTCTCTTAATGCCGTTTCTGGATATTCCAACGGTTCCATACGCTCCAATCCCTTATAGGAAATAGGTCTAACCAAATATTTGGCTTTAAGGATTTCGATTATTTTATCAGCCATTTCAAAAATGTTGGTTTCAACTATGTCCTGAAACAAAAGATCATGGCTGGATTTTCCAAATCGTCCAATCTTAAAACTTGCCGTTACCGATACCTTAATTAGATTTTCCCCAAATAATAAAACGGCGGCATTTGTTAGCTGCCCTTGTTCTGTAAGGAGTCCGAGGTTTTTGAATAGCGTTTCTTTGCTAATGTTTAGTGTGTTTGAAGGAATACGATCTTTCTCAATTGCCTTAATAATAAATGCTTGAATGCTATTACCTTTAAGGTCGGAAAATGTTATTCCTTCAACAGCCATATCCTCCCATTTCTTTCCCATTTTATTGAGCAACAGGTTCTGTAAAGCAATTCCTTTAAGTTCTTGTTTGGTGCTTCCGCTTCGGTAGTGATAAACTCCATGATAAGCAATTGGTACATTACTAATCGGAACAATAATTTCAAGATAATTTTTTCCTTCAGCCGCATGGAGATTCACATCAACCACAAGTCCTAAATGGTTAACAGACTTGTTTGGAATGTCTTCCATTAGCTTTTTATAATTATCTACGCCGATAATATTTCCAGTATCATCAATACCAATGTAAATATGTCCTCCTTTTGCATTGGCAAAACCACAAATCCATTTCAGGTATTCATCCCTCCATGCCTGCTTATATTCTATATTTTGAGTTTCTCCTCTTTCCATTTTCGCTCTGCATTTTCTCAAATACAAAGCTACCTATTAAGGGTTTTAGGATCCTACTCAAAATATGGTGGGGTCTCGATATATAGCTACTAATAATTATTTCTACTCATCCATTTTTTCATATTCGCCTGTAGGCGAGCTTGTTCATTCACTGTTAAAAAATTAATCCTACCGTTTGGATGGTTTCTTATACCTTTTATGTGTGGATATGTTGCCCATAAGAAATTTCGTATAATATCCTTCTCATCACTTGCTAGGATTCTATTTGTTTCTTCTACTAATAAAAAAAGATTATGTTCAAATTCTCTCCTAGTTTTCGGCGGAGGCATTCCATATTTACTCCTCTCCCTCATCTTCTGGTTTTAATTGTTTGTGTTGCATCATATTGGCAATGCTATTTGCCATTAATCTAGCCATTTCATCTATTGTATGAAGGTTAACTCTTTTATTAGGTGCATATCTAGCATTGATAATACCTTTGATAGTTCTGGTATTAGACCTAGATATATGTACCTGACCTCTTTCTAACTTTTCCAAAAACATATACATATTATATTCAAATTCTTTTCTACTATCTGGCATTTTTTCTGTTTTTAAATTCTGGCCTATCAAAATTAGCTAAAGAGTTTGCTAACAATCGAGTAGATTCATCAATAGTTAAAAAACTAATTCTTTTATTGGGTAATTGTTTCGCACTTAACAATCCCCTTAATATTCTTCGACTAGGTGGCAATTGAAATGTTTTTCTTTCAATACTTTCAGCTAAAATATCAATGTGCCGTTCGAACTCTTTTCTATTATTTGGAGTAATCATTTTATATTTCTTTTTGTTCAAAGACATCAATATATTTGAACTCATATCCATAATATACCTGTAATATCAATTTATATTTAGCCTTTAGAATATTAATAGAATTCTCAGGAATTGTATAAAAATATCCTGTTTTCAAAGCTACACCTTGCATATGATTATCCCAATTTCTTCCCCTTCTCCAGTACACTGATTTAATATCGCTCGCTATATCTTTAATCAATGTCTTAATATTAGGGTTGATTATTGCAGGCACTAGCTCACTTCCTGTGACATTTCCGGCATATTCGCTTTTGATAAAAAAAGGAATCACAATTTTATCGTCTTCGTAATTAGTGGCATAAGGATTCCTATTTGCCGAGAAAGTTAACCAAGGATAAGAATGCCTATCATTTTTATATTTATCTAGTGGGATTAAATAAGATGTAAGCTCAATTT
Encoded proteins:
- a CDS encoding ATP-binding protein; the protein is MERGETQNIEYKQAWRDEYLKWICGFANAKGGHIYIGIDDTGNIIGVDNYKKLMEDIPNKSVNHLGLVVDVNLHAAEGKNYLEIIVPISNVPIAYHGVYHYRSGSTKQELKGIALQNLLLNKMGKKWEDMAVEGITFSDLKGNSIQAFIIKAIEKDRIPSNTLNISKETLFKNLGLLTEQGQLTNAAVLLFGENLIKVSVTASFKIGRFGKSSHDLLFQDIVETNIFEMADKIIEILKAKYLVRPISYKGLERMEPLEYPETALREAILNAIIHKDYSSTYTFLRVYDDRLHLWNPGTLPEELTIDKLKQEHSSYPRNRNIANAFFKAGYIESWGRGINKIIDACKEAGLPEPVIEEDQGGVSVIFLKDIYTEEILKTYNLESRHIKALLFIKDNGRINNKQYQELFEISKRMVSYDLQMLVDRSFITKIGSTGKGTYYILQRGNKGAKSPLKGQ
- the avs1c gene encoding AVAST type 1 anti-phage system protein Avs1c encodes the protein MITPNNRKEFERHIDILAESIERKTFQLPPSRRILRGLLSAKQLPNKRISFLTIDESTRLLANSLANFDRPEFKNRKNAR
- the avs1c gene encoding AVAST type 1 anti-phage system protein Avs1c, with product MPDSRKEFEYNMYMFLEKLERGQVHISRSNTRTIKGIINARYAPNKRVNLHTIDEMARLMANSIANMMQHKQLKPEDEGEE